The following DNA comes from Mucisphaera calidilacus.
CCTTGCTCCACCCATAGTTTCAACCGTCGACTCCCTAATCGGGGTCGACGGTTGTTTTTTTGCGCGCAGGGGAGGAGGTCGCAGGGCTCGTGGTTCGGGGGCGCGGCGTGGGCATGCTGGTGTGTGGGGTGGGGAGGGGTGTTGGGGGGTATGAAATGTGATTGTGACGCTATGATGCCCGCATGGCACACGACTTTGTTAAAGATCAGTTTCATTTGGATGCCGAGGGCGGTCGCCTGGGGCTTCAGATCATTCTCACGCTGCTGGGCGGCACGCTGCTGATTGCATCGGCTGTTGCTTACGGCATTTACGAGAACAACGACACGGCGCAGCTTTTTGCGGCGGCGGCGACGATTCTGCTCGCGGGTCCGTTGATCTGGACGGCGGCGATGGAGATTCTGCATGGTCATCAGCACATGAATGAGCTGGTGGCGTTGGCGGTGCTGGCGGCGTTTGCGACGGGTCAATACATCGAGGCGGGCGCGATCGCCTTCTTCATGATCATTTCGGTGCTGATCGAGAACCGGACGGCGTTGGGTGCTCAGAAGTCGATTGAGAGTCTGGTTCGGATCACGCCGACGCGTGCGTTCCGCGTTGTGGGTGATCAGGAGGAGGAGATTGATGCGGCGTCGCTTTCGCCTGGCGACGTGGTTCGGGTTCGTCCTGGTGACAACATTCCGGCGGACGGCGTGATTGATCGTGGTGCGTCGACGGTGGATCAGGCGAACATCACGGGTGAGTCGTTTCCTGTGGAGAAGGAGGAGGGGGACGAGGTTTACTCGGGCACGATCAACCTGACGGGTGTGATGGAGATCCGGGTGACGTCGGCGGGCGAGGACACGACGCTGGGTCGAGTGAAGGAGATGATTCTTCAGGCGGAGCAGACGAAGGCTCCGTTCATGCGGATGATTGATCGATATGCGTCGTGGTATACGCCTACGGTGCTGATGCTGACGTTCATGGTGTGGTTTTTCGTGAGTCAGACGGACCCGACGGAGGCGGCGTCGCGAGCGATTTCGATGCTGGTGATCGCGTGTCCGTGTGCGTTGATTCTGGCGACGCCTACGGCGATGGTGGCTTCGTTGTCGGCGGCGGCGCGTCTGGGCGTGCTGGTGAAGTCGGTGGTGAATCTGGAGGCGGCGCGTGGGTTGACGTCGGTGATTTTCGACAAGACGGGCACGTTGACGACGGGTTCGCTTGAGGTTTCGCGGCTGGCGCCGGCCGAGGGTGTTGATGGTGCGGACCTGCTGCGTTCGGCGGCGTCGGCGGAGCAGAACTCGCGTCACCCGGTGGCGCGTGCGGTGTTT
Coding sequences within:
- a CDS encoding heavy metal translocating P-type ATPase; the encoded protein is MAHDFVKDQFHLDAEGGRLGLQIILTLLGGTLLIASAVAYGIYENNDTAQLFAAAATILLAGPLIWTAAMEILHGHQHMNELVALAVLAAFATGQYIEAGAIAFFMIISVLIENRTALGAQKSIESLVRITPTRAFRVVGDQEEEIDAASLSPGDVVRVRPGDNIPADGVIDRGASTVDQANITGESFPVEKEEGDEVYSGTINLTGVMEIRVTSAGEDTTLGRVKEMILQAEQTKAPFMRMIDRYASWYTPTVLMLTFMVWFFVSQTDPTEAASRAISMLVIACPCALILATPTAMVASLSAAARLGVLVKSVVNLEAARGLTSVIFDKTGTLTTGSLEVSRLAPAEGVDGADLLRSAASAEQNSRHPVARAVFGVARKARLELTEPVDFEEVAGKGVRTRIGEDWVLVGRGTWLAEEQISDGARGVIEQIGSSAETEGLSVLYVVRNGEFLGWIGLADNTRGEAAHAVDWLRNLGIKRMVMCTGDRESVAKRVAEQLNTEYQAEVLPGEKLELVDQLKGRGHSVAMVGDGVNDAPALAAGDISIAMGAAGSDVAIHSASIVINNNNLNRIPFLIDLSRRTHAVVLQNLALGGVFVIAGLALSAIGYIPAIAAAVLHVVSSLIVIFNSARLVRVGEEIEEMEAKGLDRKHGQRAAARSGSGDGAAAGGLVPA